CGTCAGCAAGGCGGATGCCAATCCTTCCCTCCTACCCCGTTCCCAGGCCCGACGGAAAGCGCCGTGGTTCCGGGCACCTGCACGGCCAGGGTGGGACGGGGTGGGTGGGCCGGACGGTGGAAAGTCACGGGGCCGGGGCGCGGGTGACGGATTTCCGAGGCCACCGGGCGCGGGCATCCCTCCTTTGCCTACGAAGCTTCTTCGGGGCGTTCGCCGCGCGGCAGGAAGCCGTACTTCTCCAGCTTGTAGTACAGCGCGGAGGTCTTGATGCCCAGCAGCCGGGCGGTCTCCGTCTTCACGCCGCCGGCCTTCTCGTAGGCGCGGGCGATGAGCTGGCGCTCCAGGTCCTCCAGGATTTCGGGCAGGGGGCGGTCGCCCTGGGGCACCGGCAGCCCCGCGTCCATGCGCGGCGTCTGGCCGGCCAGGTGCGAGGGCAGGTCCTGCGGGGTGAGCGTGTCTCCCTCGGCGAAGACGAGCGCCTGCTCCATCACGTTCTCCAGCTCGCGCACGTTGCCGGGCCACGCGTGGCGGGTGAGCGCGTGCAGCGTCGCGTCGTCGATGCCGGTGACGCGCCGGTTGACCCTGGGCGCGTGCTTGGCGACGAAGTGGCGCGCGAGCGCGGGCAGGTCCTCGGGGCGCTCGCGCAGGGGCGGCAGGGTGAGCGGGACGATGTGCAGCCGGTAGTAGAGGTCCTCGCGGAAGCGGCCCGCCTTCACCTCCGCCTGGAGGTCGCGGTGCGTGGCGCTCACCACGCGCACGTCCACCTTGAGCGTCTCTTCTCCGCCCACGCGCTGCAGCTCCTTCTCCTGGAGCACGCGCAACAGCTTGGTCTGCACGGAGGCGGGAATCTCTCCAATCTCGTCCAGGAAGAGGGTGCCGCCGTCGGCCAGTTCGAAGCGGCCCAGCTTGCGCTTCACCGCGCCGGTGAAGGCGCCGCGCTCGTGGCCGAACAGCTCGCTCTCCAGGAGCGTCTCCGCCAGGGCCGCGCAGTGCACCACGACGAAGGGGCCGTCCTTGCGCGGGGAGCGCTGGTGGATCATCCGCGCGACCAGCTCCTTGCCGGTGCCGCTCTCGCCGCGCACCAGCACGGTGGCGTCGCTCGCGGCCACCTTGCGCACCTGGGCGAGCAGCCGCTGCATGGGCTCGCTGTCGCCCACCAGGTCGCGGTGGGTGAGGGCGGCGTCGGCGTCATGCGCGTCCGTGCGGGCGGTGAGGCGCTCCACCTGGCGGCGCGTGGCGGACAGCTCCAGGCCCTTGTCCACCTTGGCGCGCAGCACCTCCGGGGGGAAGGGCTTGGTGATGAAGTCGTAGGCACCCTCCTGCATGGCCTGCACGGCGGTCTCGATGGTGCCGAACGCCGTCACCACCATGACGACGGCGCCAGGGTCCGCCTGCTTGAGCGCGCGCGTCACGGCGATGCCGTCCATGCCGTCCATCTTCAGGTCCGTGACCACCAGGTCGAAGGGGCCCTTCTTGTATGCGGCGAGCCCGTCCGCCCCGCTCCGCACCGCGGACACGGTGTGGCCGGAGCGGGTGAGGGTGACGGTCATGCCCTCGCGGAGGGTGTCGTGGTCGTCGATGACGAGGATGCGGGCCATGCGCCTGCTCGGGAAGGAAGGGTGGGGGGCCACCGGTGGGTGGGCGGCGGAATGCACACGCCAGGCCACCCTACACCGGACCTGCCGGGGTGGAGGGGGGGCCTGCCATGAAAGGGCTGGCGTCACGGGCCGGGTGGGTGTCTATCCCGGCGCATGGCCCCCGTCTCCGCTGCCCCGGCTGTCCTCGTTGAGCTGCTCGCGCGCCACGTCCCCACGGACGACAAGGAGCGCGAGGACCTTTCGCGCATGCGCCACTTCGCCACGTCGCTGGAGGAGCCCTTCTCCCGCTCGCAGGTGGAGGCGCACTTCACCGGCAGCGCGGTGGTGGTGGACGCGGCGGG
This DNA window, taken from Corallococcus coralloides DSM 2259, encodes the following:
- a CDS encoding sigma-54-dependent transcriptional regulator produces the protein MARILVIDDHDTLREGMTVTLTRSGHTVSAVRSGADGLAAYKKGPFDLVVTDLKMDGMDGIAVTRALKQADPGAVVMVVTAFGTIETAVQAMQEGAYDFITKPFPPEVLRAKVDKGLELSATRRQVERLTARTDAHDADAALTHRDLVGDSEPMQRLLAQVRKVAASDATVLVRGESGTGKELVARMIHQRSPRKDGPFVVVHCAALAETLLESELFGHERGAFTGAVKRKLGRFELADGGTLFLDEIGEIPASVQTKLLRVLQEKELQRVGGEETLKVDVRVVSATHRDLQAEVKAGRFREDLYYRLHIVPLTLPPLRERPEDLPALARHFVAKHAPRVNRRVTGIDDATLHALTRHAWPGNVRELENVMEQALVFAEGDTLTPQDLPSHLAGQTPRMDAGLPVPQGDRPLPEILEDLERQLIARAYEKAGGVKTETARLLGIKTSALYYKLEKYGFLPRGERPEEAS